The following coding sequences are from one Treponema bryantii window:
- a CDS encoding P-II family nitrogen regulator, translating to MNYKLLVSIVPHDSGELISDAAKSAGAGGGTIAMGRGTASNGVLQLLGLGDTSKDIVYIILEEEKCEAVRTAIISASETKKHFGVLFTIEVGNFVKAGNTDSIEKSEIKGGKSMATSTYQMINVIVNKGYAEDAMAAARKAGAGGGTIIGARGTAKEGDAAFFGMKIVPEKEMLMILVPSDKKDAILQAITALPCFAEAGSGIIFCNEAQDFTLLGKK from the coding sequence ATGAATTATAAGCTTCTTGTGAGTATTGTTCCTCATGACAGCGGGGAACTAATATCTGACGCAGCAAAATCAGCGGGAGCTGGCGGTGGTACTATTGCAATGGGCCGCGGAACTGCATCGAACGGAGTTCTACAGCTTCTGGGACTTGGCGATACTTCAAAAGATATCGTCTACATCATTCTGGAAGAAGAAAAATGTGAAGCTGTTCGTACTGCAATAATTTCAGCATCCGAAACAAAAAAACATTTTGGAGTGCTTTTTACAATCGAAGTAGGAAATTTTGTAAAAGCAGGTAATACAGATTCAATCGAAAAATCAGAAATAAAAGGGGGCAAATCTATGGCAACCAGTACATATCAGATGATAAACGTAATTGTAAACAAAGGCTATGCAGAAGATGCAATGGCTGCAGCCCGTAAAGCAGGAGCTGGCGGCGGTACAATTATCGGTGCCCGTGGAACTGCAAAAGAAGGAGATGCAGCTTTCTTTGGAATGAAGATTGTCCCGGAAAAAGAAATGCTGATGATTCTCGTTCCATCTGATAAAAAGGATGCCATACTCCAGGCTATCACAGCCCTTCCTTGTTTTGCAGAAGCCGGAAGCGGAATCATCTTCTGTAATGAAGCCCAGGATTTTACTCTCCTGGGCAAAAAGTAA
- a CDS encoding heavy metal translocating P-type ATPase yields MSDEHKHEHEHEHCECGHEHEHEHCECGHEHGHHHDHHEHDGCSCGCGHDHEHGHEHGEEHELTVKQLIFAAVMFVLGLVIEHLPVENWLSDVAKIDLIHEAVCMVLYFIAFMITGKDIVIGAVSNLIHGELMDESFLMSVAAIGAILLGEYEEAVAIMILYQVGEKFEDYAVDKSRDSIEEIAKLRPDHATVKVGAETREVDPEEVETDSVIIVKPGDRIPIDGVVVDGDSFVDTSALTGESIPQHVSVGSEVLSGSINKQGVLEIRTTRHAGDSALSRILELVENATENKTKSEQFVTRFARVYTPIVVYSALALAIIPSVIIGFKSGNWAWQATWSTWVYRALMFLVVSCPCALVISIPLSFCGGITAAARHGILIKGSVYLEALGRTKTAVFDKTGTLTKGNFVVTHIHATDSSITETELLALATHTEMFSTHPISASLKAAHHDKCCDNVKLENVEEIAGKGIKALVNGKEVLAGNTKLMEQFGINYSECSEHQDGTVIHVASEGKYSGHIVISDEIKDDSQATVEGLHKIGVENVVMLTGDNERAAHTVAAKLGLKKAFGQLLSADKLAKVEELLADLSKGGKKRGTLIFAGDGINDAPVLARADAGIAMGNMGSDAAIEAADIIIMEDKPSKIVDGIKISRRTLRIVYENLYGALGIKGAILILSALGISNMWIAVFGDVGVTILAVLNSLRLLKTSKK; encoded by the coding sequence ATGAGCGACGAACATAAACACGAACATGAACATGAACACTGCGAATGCGGACATGAACACGAACACGAACACTGCGAGTGCGGGCATGAACACGGACATCACCATGACCATCACGAACACGATGGATGTTCATGTGGCTGCGGTCACGACCATGAACATGGACACGAGCATGGAGAAGAACATGAACTTACTGTAAAGCAGTTGATTTTTGCCGCAGTAATGTTTGTACTTGGACTTGTAATAGAGCATCTTCCTGTAGAAAACTGGCTTTCTGATGTAGCAAAAATTGATCTGATTCATGAAGCAGTTTGTATGGTACTGTATTTTATTGCCTTTATGATAACAGGAAAGGATATTGTAATTGGCGCTGTTTCTAACCTTATACATGGCGAACTGATGGATGAATCTTTCTTAATGTCTGTAGCAGCCATTGGTGCGATTCTTCTTGGTGAATATGAAGAAGCTGTTGCTATCATGATTCTGTATCAGGTTGGTGAAAAGTTTGAAGATTATGCAGTTGATAAATCTCGGGATTCTATCGAAGAGATTGCAAAACTTCGTCCGGATCATGCAACCGTAAAGGTTGGAGCAGAAACTCGCGAAGTAGATCCTGAAGAAGTTGAAACTGATTCTGTAATCATTGTAAAGCCTGGTGACCGTATTCCTATTGATGGTGTTGTTGTAGACGGTGACAGTTTTGTTGATACTTCAGCTCTTACTGGTGAAAGTATTCCTCAGCACGTATCTGTTGGAAGCGAAGTTCTTTCCGGCTCAATCAACAAACAGGGCGTACTTGAAATCAGAACAACACGACATGCCGGTGATTCGGCTCTTTCACGTATTCTTGAACTCGTTGAAAATGCAACAGAAAACAAGACAAAGTCTGAGCAGTTTGTAACACGCTTTGCACGTGTTTATACACCAATCGTTGTTTATTCTGCTCTGGCACTTGCAATTATTCCAAGTGTGATAATTGGCTTTAAGTCTGGCAACTGGGCATGGCAGGCAACCTGGAGTACATGGGTATACCGTGCACTTATGTTCCTTGTAGTAAGCTGTCCTTGTGCGCTTGTTATTTCAATTCCACTTTCATTCTGTGGTGGTATTACAGCAGCTGCACGTCATGGAATCCTGATTAAAGGAAGTGTATACCTTGAAGCACTCGGCCGTACAAAAACTGCCGTATTCGACAAGACTGGAACCCTTACAAAAGGAAACTTTGTTGTTACACATATTCACGCAACAGATTCTTCTATTACAGAGACAGAACTGCTTGCTCTTGCAACACATACAGAAATGTTCTCTACACATCCGATTTCTGCTTCACTCAAAGCTGCTCATCACGACAAATGCTGCGACAATGTAAAACTTGAGAATGTAGAAGAAATTGCCGGAAAGGGTATAAAAGCTCTTGTAAATGGTAAGGAAGTTCTTGCCGGTAACACAAAGCTTATGGAACAGTTTGGTATCAATTACAGTGAATGTTCTGAACATCAGGACGGAACTGTAATTCACGTTGCAAGTGAAGGAAAGTACAGTGGCCACATTGTAATCAGCGATGAAATTAAAGATGATTCACAGGCAACTGTTGAAGGTCTTCACAAAATTGGCGTTGAAAATGTTGTAATGCTTACCGGAGATAACGAACGTGCCGCACATACAGTTGCTGCAAAGCTCGGGCTTAAAAAAGCTTTTGGTCAGCTGCTCAGTGCAGACAAACTTGCTAAGGTTGAAGAACTTCTTGCAGATCTTTCTAAGGGTGGAAAGAAACGCGGTACTCTGATTTTTGCCGGCGACGGTATAAACGACGCGCCTGTTCTTGCCCGTGCTGATGCTGGTATCGCAATGGGTAATATGGGAAGTGACGCTGCGATTGAAGCTGCAGACATCATTATTATGGAAGACAAGCCAAGTAAGATTGTAGACGGAATTAAAATAAGCCGCCGCACCCTGCGCATTGTTTATGAAAACCTCTATGGAGCTTTGGGAATTAAGGGAGCTATTTTGATTCTCAGCGCCCTCGGCATTTCGAATATGTGGATTGCGGTTTTTGGCGATGTCGGTGTAACAATCCTTGCGGTTCTTAACAGCCTACGTCTGCTGAAAACTAGTAAGAAATAA
- a CDS encoding ArsR/SmtB family transcription factor, whose translation MKKNEELCEGEVIHEETVKKVRATFPEDEMIFDLADFYKIFGDTTRVKILYALDKSDLCVCDISALLGMSVSAVSHQLRTLRESDLVRTNREGKVIYYSLADDHVKSILECGIEHIKEKE comes from the coding sequence ATGAAAAAGAATGAAGAACTGTGCGAAGGCGAAGTAATTCACGAAGAGACCGTAAAAAAAGTTAGGGCAACATTTCCAGAAGATGAAATGATTTTTGACCTTGCTGATTTTTACAAGATTTTTGGTGATACAACGCGTGTAAAGATTCTTTATGCGCTTGATAAAAGTGACCTTTGCGTATGTGATATTTCGGCGCTGCTGGGAATGTCGGTTTCGGCTGTTTCTCATCAGTTGAGGACTTTACGTGAATCTGATCTGGTGCGTACAAACCGTGAGGGCAAGGTAATTTACTACAGCCTTGCAGACGATCACGTAAAGAGTATTTTAGAGTGTGGTATAGAACATATTAAGGAGAAAGAATAA
- a CDS encoding RNA methyltransferase — translation MNLSNIVIVLDHPDESRNIGAACRAMANNDISDLRIVGNKADYDIEHIHVLAIHAGAIFDNARFFNSITEATSDCAICAGTTRRRGKKRGKLLLPEEFAEMADTTTNNSGKVAVIFGNERTGLTDEQLDECNLGVTIPSSDGFGSLNLSHAVQIMSYHLFRYSLKQKKGEYRGYTPLTLERVDQTVKIITDDMQKIGFFKMPGREDMENFWRSVLSRASLSEGEAQYLEKTFNKMAGLASKNASNSSQQ, via the coding sequence ATGAACCTTTCAAATATTGTAATTGTATTAGACCATCCGGATGAATCAAGAAATATTGGTGCTGCATGCCGCGCCATGGCTAATAATGATATAAGTGATTTACGAATTGTCGGCAACAAAGCAGACTACGACATAGAACATATTCACGTCCTTGCAATTCATGCCGGTGCAATTTTTGATAATGCCAGATTCTTCAATTCTATAACAGAGGCAACAAGCGATTGTGCAATTTGTGCTGGCACAACAAGACGTCGGGGTAAAAAACGTGGCAAACTGCTTCTGCCAGAGGAATTTGCAGAGATGGCAGACACAACCACAAACAATTCTGGAAAGGTTGCCGTTATCTTTGGAAACGAACGCACCGGACTTACAGATGAACAGCTTGATGAATGTAATCTTGGAGTTACAATTCCATCTTCTGATGGCTTCGGTTCTTTAAATCTTAGCCATGCTGTTCAGATTATGAGCTACCATCTTTTCCGTTATTCTCTTAAACAAAAAAAAGGCGAATACAGAGGTTATACACCGCTTACACTGGAGCGCGTAGATCAGACCGTAAAAATAATTACAGATGATATGCAGAAAATCGGTTTCTTTAAAATGCCGGGCCGCGAAGATATGGAAAATTTCTGGAGAAGTGTTTTAAGTCGGGCAAGTCTTTCAGAGGGTGAAGCACAGTATCTGGAAAAGACATTTAATAAAATGGCAGGACTGGCGTCTAAGAACGCTTCGAATTCTTCTCAGCAATAA
- a CDS encoding EAL domain-containing protein — protein sequence MNSFLFNHIKFQIASLSIMLILEVIYFLRPKIKLLSNKIFSVLMVSALLYLLFDFATVFALVYFDSCPLWFVRFTHQGFIIFLYIALSCIYLYIDILNRNQRRYSKPELSVIIVSYVFALASVLFAPIDYYIEEDGIYSFGLMVNCVYAVLIIYSAMTVFQTLRHWKNKAHRKQKICVLMTMALWVGFGGVQIIEPKILISSVGISAIILLMFLSLENPSEYLDSETRAFNYYALKTVLQEFMSCKKNYAIVSMELDEASIIENYVGTNVIAETLVEIKQFVEKSFKTQCYRMNRMTLAFIVDNKHISKIDTCLEILADRFSRPWELKDRSVRLNAHANVLFCPEDFPFDGQVVELLDFAEDTETYGRSIGFIRRIDDKAREKRIRSRQILHIVSESIKNNSIVMYYQPIYSLAEKRFTNAEALVRLKDENTIGYVSPEEFIPLAEKKGMIMPLSNLIFNHVFAFMSENNLKKQHMNHIEVNLSGLQSVDANLPKLMKSLLMKYNIAPDCVNLEITESIAVTSGYMLKKNMEELKKFGCSFSMDDFGTGYSNLSRIAKADFEMIKIDKSLLWPCFKEDETEGTKNAKILLENMISMLLKMGRKIVVEGIETKEQFDYLASLGITYAQGFYFSKPIPEEEFVKFIAEKNSKRS from the coding sequence ATGAATTCATTTTTATTTAACCATATAAAATTTCAAATCGCATCGCTCTCAATCATGTTGATTCTTGAAGTCATCTATTTTTTACGTCCGAAAATCAAACTGCTTTCAAACAAAATCTTTTCTGTTTTGATGGTGAGTGCATTACTCTATCTGCTGTTTGATTTTGCTACAGTTTTTGCACTTGTTTATTTTGATTCATGTCCGCTCTGGTTTGTTCGTTTTACGCACCAGGGCTTTATTATTTTTCTGTATATCGCTCTTTCGTGTATCTATCTCTATATTGATATACTTAATCGCAATCAGAGACGTTATTCAAAGCCGGAGCTTTCGGTGATCATTGTTTCGTATGTTTTCGCTCTGGCTTCTGTTCTTTTTGCACCAATAGATTATTATATAGAAGAAGATGGAATTTATTCTTTTGGATTGATGGTAAATTGTGTTTATGCAGTTCTTATCATCTATTCTGCAATGACGGTTTTTCAGACCCTTCGACACTGGAAAAATAAGGCTCACCGTAAACAGAAAATCTGTGTACTTATGACTATGGCACTTTGGGTTGGATTCGGTGGCGTTCAGATTATTGAGCCAAAGATTTTAATTTCCAGTGTTGGTATTTCTGCCATCATTCTTCTGATGTTCCTGTCGCTTGAAAATCCTTCTGAATATCTTGATAGTGAAACCAGAGCCTTTAATTACTATGCGCTTAAAACTGTTTTGCAGGAATTTATGAGCTGCAAAAAAAATTATGCGATAGTAAGCATGGAACTTGATGAAGCGTCAATCATTGAAAACTATGTAGGTACAAATGTAATTGCAGAAACTCTGGTTGAAATAAAACAATTTGTTGAAAAATCTTTTAAAACCCAGTGTTACCGCATGAACCGAATGACGCTTGCTTTTATTGTAGACAACAAGCATATTTCAAAAATCGATACCTGCCTTGAGATTCTTGCAGACAGATTCTCTCGTCCATGGGAGCTTAAAGACAGATCTGTTCGTCTAAATGCTCATGCCAATGTTCTTTTCTGTCCTGAAGATTTCCCTTTTGATGGACAGGTTGTTGAACTGCTTGACTTTGCTGAAGATACAGAAACCTACGGTCGTTCTATCGGCTTTATCAGACGAATTGATGATAAGGCCCGCGAAAAGCGAATCCGAAGCCGACAGATTCTTCATATTGTTTCTGAATCTATAAAGAATAATTCTATCGTAATGTATTATCAGCCGATTTATAGTCTTGCCGAAAAGAGATTTACAAATGCCGAGGCTCTTGTACGTCTTAAAGATGAAAATACTATCGGCTATGTTTCTCCAGAAGAGTTTATTCCGCTTGCAGAGAAGAAAGGCATGATTATGCCGCTCAGTAATCTGATTTTTAATCATGTATTCGCATTCATGTCTGAAAACAATCTCAAAAAACAGCATATGAATCATATAGAGGTAAACCTTTCCGGACTGCAATCTGTAGATGCAAATCTTCCAAAACTCATGAAGTCACTTTTGATGAAGTATAATATTGCACCGGACTGCGTTAATCTTGAAATCACAGAATCTATTGCGGTAACTTCGGGCTACATGCTTAAAAAGAATATGGAAGAACTTAAGAAGTTCGGCTGTTCATTCTCTATGGATGATTTTGGTACTGGTTATTCAAATCTTTCCAGAATAGCTAAAGCAGATTTTGAAATGATCAAAATTGATAAGAGCCTTTTATGGCCTTGTTTTAAAGAAGATGAGACTGAAGGAACTAAGAATGCAAAGATTCTTCTGGAAAATATGATTTCAATGCTCCTCAAGATGGGACGAAAGATTGTTGTTGAGGGAATTGAAACAAAAGAGCAGTTTGATTACCTTGCAAGTCTTGGCATCACTTATGCTCAGGGCTTCTATTTCAGTAAGCCGATTCCAGAAGAAGAGTTCGTTAAGTTTATTGCTGAGAAGAATTCGAAGCGTTCTTAG
- a CDS encoding thioesterase II family protein — MSKTRLFIFPHAGSSANLYLEYKKQLSNSFVECFLYEYKGHGARYGEEFSKSIHEVSIDFLEKYSRLLEEDYIFLGHSYGTNVILDLCNTINCRKLQFPKIIYLSSGSPIHEKIDTSKEGIRELLLRQNMTASNIMTDNSLFDFFFPIIQNDINNLNNYKALEKKYPIEVSLFSGNNENIDMNKVWKDYYRVKNTQVFEGGHEYILKNENVRNICDTILNDIKMSSVLQSFTA; from the coding sequence ATGAGTAAAACAAGACTTTTTATTTTTCCACATGCAGGATCCTCTGCTAATTTATATTTGGAATATAAGAAACAATTATCAAATTCTTTTGTTGAATGCTTTTTATATGAATATAAGGGGCATGGGGCAAGATATGGAGAAGAGTTTTCTAAATCAATTCATGAAGTTTCAATTGATTTCCTGGAAAAATATTCAAGACTTCTGGAAGAGGATTATATTTTTCTAGGTCATAGTTATGGTACTAATGTTATTTTAGATTTATGTAACACAATAAATTGTCGAAAACTTCAGTTTCCAAAAATCATTTATCTTTCAAGTGGAAGTCCAATTCATGAAAAAATTGATACTTCAAAAGAAGGAATTCGTGAATTATTATTGCGTCAAAATATGACAGCCAGCAATATTATGACAGATAACTCTTTATTTGATTTTTTCTTTCCAATTATTCAAAATGATATAAATAATCTAAATAATTATAAAGCATTGGAAAAAAAATATCCCATAGAAGTTAGTTTGTTTTCTGGAAATAACGAAAATATTGATATGAATAAAGTGTGGAAAGATTATTATAGAGTTAAAAATACACAAGTCTTCGAAGGTGGGCATGAATATATTTTGAAAAATGAGAATGTCAGAAATATATGTGATACGATTCTTAATGATATAAAAATGAGTTCTGTCCTTCAGAGTTTTACAGCATAA
- a CDS encoding MFS transporter, with the protein MNNNRKELFRLLPLWGGQLISICGSNIVQFALIWYITEKYSSTIVLSVSTIFTYIPAILLGPIIGSIIDKIEKKKIMIFSDLISALATCIFVFLLKNDYANTFFIYMLFFIRSVCNQFQTLASVIAVSNSVGKENLTSAAGVNLTINGISNFVAPIVGAILLKVWSIDNILLLEIVTALFAILCLCFFRVNEIIGNETKEKNIIEQFKTLKVYKDIFQYSIFIALLNLCMSPSITILPLLVSSILKKDVSILAIIEASYVIGMIVGGLIVGLFKNKSNYHNRIIVSAFLYSILFLVFGILLFFQNINLFIYYILLFLVGNLFSIFNSNITAFFQNEIPKEEQGVMFGTISAVNTAVIPIGLVIEIVFTKITSVQYWYSFAGLLMLIFCVLFSIKANKKINQNNVQVS; encoded by the coding sequence ATGAATAATAATAGAAAAGAGTTGTTTAGATTATTACCGCTATGGGGTGGTCAATTAATTTCCATTTGTGGAAGTAACATTGTTCAGTTTGCATTAATCTGGTATATAACAGAAAAATATAGTTCTACAATTGTTTTATCTGTATCTACAATTTTTACATATATCCCAGCTATTCTATTAGGTCCGATAATTGGTTCTATTATTGATAAAATTGAAAAGAAAAAAATAATGATCTTTTCGGATTTAATTTCTGCACTGGCTACTTGTATTTTTGTTTTCTTATTAAAAAATGATTATGCAAATACATTCTTTATTTATATGTTATTTTTTATAAGAAGTGTTTGTAATCAATTTCAAACCTTAGCATCAGTTATTGCAGTTTCTAACTCAGTAGGAAAAGAAAATCTAACATCTGCTGCAGGAGTAAACCTAACTATTAATGGAATATCAAATTTTGTAGCTCCAATAGTTGGTGCTATTTTATTAAAGGTATGGTCCATTGATAATATTTTATTGCTTGAAATAGTTACTGCATTATTTGCAATTTTGTGTTTATGCTTTTTCCGTGTTAATGAAATAATAGGAAATGAAACAAAAGAGAAGAATATTATTGAGCAATTTAAGACCTTAAAGGTTTATAAAGATATTTTTCAGTATTCAATTTTTATTGCTTTATTGAATCTATGCATGTCTCCATCAATAACCATATTGCCACTTTTGGTAAGTAGTATTTTGAAAAAAGATGTTAGTATTTTAGCTATTATAGAAGCATCTTATGTAATAGGAATGATTGTTGGAGGACTAATTGTCGGGTTATTTAAGAATAAATCAAATTATCATAATAGAATAATAGTTTCTGCTTTCTTATATTCAATCCTCTTTTTAGTTTTTGGTATACTCTTATTTTTCCAGAATATTAATCTTTTTATATATTATATTTTGTTGTTTTTAGTAGGAAATCTTTTTTCAATTTTTAATTCAAATATAACTGCCTTCTTTCAAAATGAGATACCAAAAGAAGAACAGGGGGTTATGTTTGGAACAATTTCTGCAGTTAATACTGCTGTAATCCCAATTGGATTGGTTATAGAAATAGTATTTACAAAAATAACTTCGGTACAATACTGGTATTCTTTTGCCGGATTATTGATGCTAATCTTTTGTGTATTATTTAGTATAAAAGCAAATAAAAAAATAAATCAAAATAATGTACAGGTGTCGTAA